TATAGACAACGTCGAGGATGGCGAACTTGCCCTGGTAGATGGCGCTAACGGGCACATCACCATCAATCCTGATGCGGGCCATGCCAGGTCGATCATCGCCCTCGACGAGGCCCGCCACCAGGCTGAAGATAACTGGGAAGGACCAGCCTGCACCAAGGATGGAATCCGCATCTACCTGTACGGGAACGTGCAAGACCGGATGCAGGCGTTACAGGCCCGCAAGATGGGTGCCGACGGAGTGGGCCTGCTGCGCACAGAGCTCACCTTCCTGGGAACCCGCAACGAACCCAATCTGGATGCCCAAATTCGCGCCTACAAGTCGGTCATCGACGTGTTCCCCGACAAGCGATTCATTGCCCGCACCCTGGATGCCGGCTCGGATAAGCCGGTGGTGTGGGCGGGCACTCAGCCCGAGGAAAATCCGGCGTTAGGGGTGCGCGGGCTGCGCACTATTTTGCGTAAGAAAGAAGTGCTGCTGCACCAGCTAGATGCGCTTGCCGAAGTTTCCGCCGGCCGCAAGGAACCACTGCGAGTCATGGCCCCGATGGTGTCCACGCTGGACGAGGCACAGATGTTCGCCGACCTGGTGCGCGAACGCGGAATGAGCCCTGGCATCATGATCGAGGTGCCCGCACTGGCATTCCTAGCCGACCCGCTCTACCAGATTGTAGACTTCACTTCCCTGGGTACCAACGACCTGACGCAGTACCTGATGGCCGCCGACCGCACCAACCCCTACCTGGCCAGCTACCTGGACGCCTGGCAGCCCGCAATCTTGACCCTGATCGCGCACGTTGCCCGAGCAGCCGCCCGACATGGCAAACAGGCGTGCGTCTGTGGGGAAGCAGCAGCGGATCCCGTCCTCGCCTCGGTCCTTACGGGCATGGGCGTGCACGGGCTATCCATGGCGCCCTCGGCAATAAAGACGGTAGGTTCCTACATTTCGCAGCTAAACTTGGACACCTGTAAGAGGGCGGCAATCGCCGTCATTGGCAACGACCCGGGAGACATGTACGGCCCCTACACTGGCGCTTTCAGCGCGGTGGACGCACGCGAACGGGCACTAAAGATTTTTAACGAGGCATTGAGTGCGACGCAGAATTAGCGACGAGGACGGACTGGCTGCCCTGCGGCAGTGGTGGCAGATTACGACTGCTGCACGAGAAGGGGGCAATTTTGACTCCCTTAGGCAGGCCACCAAGACGATGGACCGGAAACAACGGCGGGCTGCGGTGCGCTGGTCGCTAGAAGAGTTCGCCGAGCTGTATCCCGGCAGGTCCGTTGAAGTTCGCGTGCCGCCCGCAGCGGCAGTGCAGGCGATCGCGGGAACGCTGCACCGGCGCGGCACTCCCCCGGCAGTTGTTGAATGCGACGAAACGACCTGGCTAGCCATGGCTACCGGCATCTACCAGTTTGGGGAGGCAGTTGCTGCCGGGCGGGTTACCGCTTCTGGCATTCACACTGATCTGTCTTCGCGGCTTCCCCTGCACCTGCCGCGGCTAGCCTAGCCGTTACAGGGCGCGAATCTTTACCGCTGCCCGATCGGTGCGCACCCACACTTGGGTGGCCATCCCAATGGCATCCCCGTCTACTTCTACGTAGCGAGGGCGCTGGACGCGCAATTCGGCCTGGCGAGCCCGGCGCGCGTCCAGATCCGAGGTGAAAGAGGCCATCTTGGGCCTGATTCCCAGCCCCTGCAACAGCAGGCGCCACCCCAGTTCCAGCCAGCCAATCGGCCCCATGCGAGCATCCAGGCGGGCAACATCAAGCCACCCATCATCAGGGCGGGCATCGGGCAACAACACCACGTTGGCGGTCAGCACCCCGCAGTTAGCGAAGAGCACCGTGGTGGCGGAGACCTTCTTGGTAAGACCGTGTTTGCCCAACTTCAGTTCCACGTCCATGGTGGGTTTCGCAGCGTGCCGCAACCCGGACAAGACGTAGGCGAACCACCCGATCTTCTGCTTCAGTTCGGATTTGGTAGTGGCCATTACGTCCGCGTCAAAGCCCACCCCAGCCATAACCAGGAACGCGTATTCATCCTTGCGCGGCCGCGGACCGTCTTCTATGAAGGTAGCCAGCACTTCGCCCTCGGCAGTGGGCACATCAGAATCATGCCTGGGCACATCCGGGTTCTTCACCGGTTCGGTAACCGCAGTGGGATGGTGTTCAGTACGCAGCCACCCCAGGTCTACGTTGTGGGTGCGCCCAGTAAAGGCAATAGAAGCGGCCTCCTGCAGCGAATCTAGGGGGACCTCCATGTTACGCGCCATCAAATTGCCCGTCCCAGCAGGCAAAATAGCCATGGGCACGCCCGTGTGCGCCAGCCCGGCTGCCACCGCCCGTACCGTGCCATCGCCGCCTGCTACCAGCACTACGCCAGCGCCGCCCTCGACCGCTTCGCGCGCCTGCACTGCCGCAGACACGTCCAGCTGTGTCTGCACAAAGTGCGGCTTTTCCCAACCGGCCTCAAAAGCGCATTCGCCAACCGTCTCTTCAAAGCCGGCAATATCGTCCACTCGGGCCGGGTTGACGATCACCCAAGGCTTCTTCGAGGGCGTGCCGTCCTTAGCCTTCGAAGAGTCACGGGAGGCGGCACTAAGCCGCGTCTCCAGCTGCGTGGCGCGAGTATGCGCAGCCGACGCCACAAACAGGGCGAGACCAGCCACCACCAGCGCCAAAATGGCTACGATCAGCGCTACTACAGACATGATTGAATAATATCCGACCGGCCGCTACCGGGAGGCTCGCTCTTGCTGCTGCGCTTTGCCCGCCGCTATCCGCTCCTGCCGCAGCCGCTCTACACCCTCGACCTGGAGGGGAGCAAGGGCGCCCACTGCGCCCGCGAGCAGATAGTCAGCCAGCTGCGGGTTGCGAGCCAGCACCGGCCCATGCATGTAGGTGGCTACCACCGAACCGGAAACGGCGCCCTCTACCGCTCTGCCATCGATGTGGGCGCGGTATCCGTCTGGAATGGCAGTGTCTAGCTGGGCGCCAGCCTGCGCTCCCGCGTCCGAAGAGATGCCGTCGTCAATACGCGGAGCGATCCCGGGCAGCCCGTTGCCGATACCGGCGTGCACGTACCCGAGCGGGCTCACATCCGGGCCCAACATGGTGGCACCACCATGGTTTTCAAATCCCAACAGTTCCTGGTCCAGGCCAGAAATAGCTGGCGAAGTAGCCAGTTCGCCAATTGCGCGGGCTCCCTGCGGCATGGTCACCACATCCAGCAGCCCAGCCCCTGCAGTGCGATTGCCCTTGGCGTCGGAGTACCAGTTGCCCAGCACCTGCAACGCCGCGCACACGGCCAGAACCGGCTTGCCCGCCTCGATGGCTCGCTTCAACCCGTTGTCGCCAGCTAGATGCCTAGAGGCAATAGTCTGG
The genomic region above belongs to Winkia neuii and contains:
- a CDS encoding phosphoenolpyruvate--protein phosphotransferase, producing MDARINARGIPVVTGAAFAPVRWVVRPQPISLDSQTVPKELRDHEVERFVEAADNVTARLLSRAEKSVGSSSDLLRVAAAMATDPAWRSATTKLIQAGTPADSAATQTIADIARKFVAAGDTLAERVTDLIDVRDRVVAEIHGMPEGALPELDKPTILFCDDLAPADAGALDPKYVKALVCRGGGPTSHFVIVSRQLGIPCIISAKGIDNVEDGELALVDGANGHITINPDAGHARSIIALDEARHQAEDNWEGPACTKDGIRIYLYGNVQDRMQALQARKMGADGVGLLRTELTFLGTRNEPNLDAQIRAYKSVIDVFPDKRFIARTLDAGSDKPVVWAGTQPEENPALGVRGLRTILRKKEVLLHQLDALAEVSAGRKEPLRVMAPMVSTLDEAQMFADLVRERGMSPGIMIEVPALAFLADPLYQIVDFTSLGTNDLTQYLMAADRTNPYLASYLDAWQPAILTLIAHVARAAARHGKQACVCGEAAADPVLASVLTGMGVHGLSMAPSAIKTVGSYISQLNLDTCKRAAIAVIGNDPGDMYGPYTGAFSAVDARERALKIFNEALSATQN
- a CDS encoding sterol carrier family protein, giving the protein MRRRISDEDGLAALRQWWQITTAAREGGNFDSLRQATKTMDRKQRRAAVRWSLEEFAELYPGRSVEVRVPPAAAVQAIAGTLHRRGTPPAVVECDETTWLAMATGIYQFGEAVAAGRVTASGIHTDLSSRLPLHLPRLA
- a CDS encoding diacylglycerol/lipid kinase family protein; the protein is MSVVALIVAILALVVAGLALFVASAAHTRATQLETRLSAASRDSSKAKDGTPSKKPWVIVNPARVDDIAGFEETVGECAFEAGWEKPHFVQTQLDVSAAVQAREAVEGGAGVVLVAGGDGTVRAVAAGLAHTGVPMAILPAGTGNLMARNMEVPLDSLQEAASIAFTGRTHNVDLGWLRTEHHPTAVTEPVKNPDVPRHDSDVPTAEGEVLATFIEDGPRPRKDEYAFLVMAGVGFDADVMATTKSELKQKIGWFAYVLSGLRHAAKPTMDVELKLGKHGLTKKVSATTVLFANCGVLTANVVLLPDARPDDGWLDVARLDARMGPIGWLELGWRLLLQGLGIRPKMASFTSDLDARRARQAELRVQRPRYVEVDGDAIGMATQVWVRTDRAAVKIRAL
- a CDS encoding type 1 glutamine amidotransferase, translated to MSEALRIGVLMPEVLGTYGDSGNAVVLAQRANWRGIPAEVVHVGVSEAIPSELDIYTLGGGEDIAQTIASRHLAGDNGLKRAIEAGKPVLAVCAALQVLGNWYSDAKGNRTAGAGLLDVVTMPQGARAIGELATSPAISGLDQELLGFENHGGATMLGPDVSPLGYVHAGIGNGLPGIAPRIDDGISSDAGAQAGAQLDTAIPDGYRAHIDGRAVEGAVSGSVVATYMHGPVLARNPQLADYLLAGAVGALAPLQVEGVERLRQERIAAGKAQQQERASR